A window from Festucalex cinctus isolate MCC-2025b chromosome 4, RoL_Fcin_1.0, whole genome shotgun sequence encodes these proteins:
- the LOC144017159 gene encoding trans-1,2-dihydrobenzene-1,2-diol dehydrogenase-like, whose amino-acid sequence MNSGQVKDLVDAARTNKVFLMEIRWSFVYPITLIPITIRVLNRFDNIGVYCLQFVLMAFDGERPVSGHAMGALLDSGVDASVVVVLKFSRKRMATCAFSIISRRAPVCLSLTEIMDEIRKQVGVVFSQDSH is encoded by the exons ATGAACTCCGGTCAGGTCAAAGACCTGGTGGACGCCGCCAGGACAAACAAGGTCTTCCTGATGGAGATCA GATGGTCATTTGTTTACCCTATAACTCTAATCCCTATAACAATAAGGGTTCTAAACAGGTTTGACAACATTGGCGTGTACTGCCTGCAGTTTGTCCTGATGGCGTTCGACGGCGAGAGGCCAGTATCCGGCCATGCCATGGGGGCGTTGCTCGACTCGG gagTGGATGCTTCGGTGGTCGTGGTGCTGAAATTCTCCAGGAAGAGGATGGCCACATGCGCGTTCTCCATC ATCTCAAGGAGAGCCCCCGTATGCCTTTCACTCACAGAAATCATGGATGAAATCAGGAAGCAGGTGGGTGTCGTATTCAGTCAGGACAGCCATTGA